The Limnochorda sp. LNt genome includes a region encoding these proteins:
- a CDS encoding YHS domain-containing protein translates to MARDPVCGREVDPSDCPLRAIYAGQAFYFCSPACKDAFDRHAHRYACGDEVYGPSSLGGCPEGGWPVSRR, encoded by the coding sequence GTGGCGAGGGATCCGGTCTGTGGCCGGGAGGTCGACCCATCCGACTGCCCGTTGCGGGCCATCTACGCAGGTCAGGCCTTCTACTTCTGCTCTCCCGCCTGCAAGGACGCCTTCGACCGGCACGCTCACCGTTACGCATGCGGCGACGAGGTGTACGGCCCTTCGTCGCTGGGCGGCTGCCCCGAGGGCGGCTGGCCGGTCTCACGCCGATAG
- a CDS encoding heme exporter protein CcmB, with translation MTFWSRVYAIFWKDLRAELRSRETAGTTVVFALLAVLTFSFAFDPAAGQARMVVPGVLWVTVFFAGMLGLGRSMATERVADAFSGLLASPAEPEEVYAGKFLANLLFTGAVELVEVPVLMALFRASVAGPVPWLVAVLALGTVGYVAVGTLLAAVAASARASELLLPLLLLPVAIPVAIGAVEATAALMAGEAPAEWMRWVRLLAVYDVVMLALPQLLFRFLLEA, from the coding sequence ATGACCTTCTGGAGCCGTGTCTACGCCATCTTCTGGAAGGATCTGCGGGCGGAGCTGCGCAGCCGCGAGACCGCCGGCACGACCGTGGTCTTCGCCTTGCTGGCGGTGCTCACGTTCAGCTTCGCCTTCGACCCGGCGGCTGGCCAGGCCCGGATGGTGGTGCCGGGGGTGCTGTGGGTCACCGTCTTCTTCGCCGGCATGCTGGGCCTGGGGAGGTCGATGGCCACGGAGCGAGTTGCCGACGCCTTCTCGGGGCTCCTGGCTTCGCCCGCCGAGCCCGAGGAGGTGTACGCGGGCAAGTTCCTCGCCAACCTGCTCTTCACCGGAGCCGTCGAGCTGGTGGAGGTGCCGGTGCTGATGGCCCTTTTCCGGGCGAGCGTGGCGGGCCCGGTGCCCTGGCTGGTGGCGGTGCTGGCCCTGGGCACCGTGGGCTACGTGGCCGTCGGCACGTTGCTGGCGGCGGTGGCCGCCAGCGCACGCGCCAGCGAGCTGCTGCTGCCGTTGTTGCTCCTGCCGGTGGCCATCCCGGTGGCCATCGGCGCGGTCGAGGCCACCGCCGCCCTGATGGCCGGTGAGGCCCCCGCGGAGTGGATGCGGTGGGTGCGACTGCTGGCGGTCTACGACGTCGTGATGCTGGCCCTGCCGCAGCTGCTGTTTCGATTCCTGCTGGAAGCCTGA
- a CDS encoding 3'-5' exoribonuclease YhaM family protein: protein MAKQQWIGSLRRGDAILDFFAAQDKVLATTSDNQRRYLRLRLGDRTGWLPALAWDNAVQLYEAFDNGDIVKVMGTVEEFRGRLQIRVHKLRVATAQDRVDLHDFLPVSRFPVRELLERLDSVIDGVQNPYLQHLLRLALGPQGEAREAFTRASAAKEVHHAYLGGLLEHVLEMVDVARALCALHPEYTDPDLVTAAVLLHDIGKLQEFEQQGHGFAYTRPGELLGHVFLGARWVEERARQVPGFPEGLLEELLHCILSHHGLLEHGAPVLPRTMNAWIVYLADDASAKLNQVRRLYERAGSGGGDGDGWSEYDPRLGIRAYTGFAQAPQGETA, encoded by the coding sequence ATGGCCAAGCAGCAGTGGATCGGCTCGCTGCGGCGCGGTGACGCCATCCTGGACTTCTTCGCCGCCCAGGACAAGGTGCTGGCCACGACCTCGGACAACCAGCGCCGCTACCTGCGCCTGCGGCTGGGGGATCGCACGGGGTGGCTGCCGGCCCTGGCCTGGGACAATGCCGTGCAGCTGTACGAGGCTTTCGACAACGGCGACATCGTCAAGGTCATGGGCACGGTGGAGGAGTTCCGCGGGCGTCTGCAGATCCGGGTGCACAAGCTGCGCGTGGCCACCGCCCAGGACCGCGTCGACCTCCACGACTTCCTGCCGGTGTCGCGCTTTCCCGTGCGCGAGCTGCTCGAGCGCCTCGACTCCGTCATCGACGGCGTTCAAAACCCCTATCTCCAGCACCTGCTGAGGCTGGCGCTGGGCCCCCAGGGCGAGGCCCGGGAGGCCTTCACCCGTGCATCGGCGGCCAAGGAGGTGCACCACGCCTACCTGGGCGGGCTCCTGGAACACGTGCTGGAGATGGTGGATGTGGCGCGTGCGCTCTGTGCGTTGCACCCGGAGTACACCGACCCCGACCTGGTGACGGCCGCGGTGCTGCTGCACGACATCGGCAAGCTTCAGGAGTTCGAGCAGCAGGGTCACGGCTTCGCGTACACCCGGCCGGGGGAGCTGTTGGGGCACGTCTTCTTGGGGGCGCGCTGGGTGGAGGAGCGCGCACGTCAGGTGCCGGGCTTCCCCGAGGGGCTGCTGGAGGAGCTCCTGCACTGCATCCTCAGCCACCACGGGCTGTTGGAGCACGGAGCGCCGGTGCTCCCCCGCACCATGAACGCCTGGATCGTCTACCTGGCCGACGACGCCAGCGCCAAGCTCAATCAGGTGCGGCGTCTGTACGAGCGCGCGGGCTCGGGCGGCGGGGACGGCGACGGCTGGAGCGAGTACGACCCGAGGCTGGGCATCCGGGCCTACACGGGCTTCGCCCAGGCACCTCAGGGCGAGACGGCCTGA
- the ccsA gene encoding cytochrome c biogenesis protein CcsA has translation MSRVPTESKGRRQGLFVVTAAVMAVALYLVLVWVPNERTMGVVSRIFYFHVASAWNAFLAFFVVLVASVAYLWRRQMAWDTLAGASAEVGVLFTSIALLTGIFWARPVWNVWWTWDPRLTTTLVLWFLYVGYLVLRSAIPGEERRGRLAAVFGIVAFVDVPIVFLSIRWWRTIHPQVLAPGDIRIAPEMLLTLLVSVAAFTLLYALLCSLAYATGQTRAELERLKSRLRVG, from the coding sequence GTGAGCCGCGTGCCGACCGAGTCCAAGGGGCGTCGCCAGGGGCTCTTCGTCGTCACGGCCGCCGTCATGGCGGTGGCCCTCTACCTGGTGCTGGTGTGGGTGCCCAACGAGCGCACCATGGGCGTCGTCTCCCGCATCTTCTACTTCCACGTCGCCTCCGCCTGGAATGCCTTCCTGGCCTTCTTCGTGGTGCTGGTGGCCAGTGTGGCCTACCTGTGGAGGCGGCAGATGGCCTGGGACACCCTGGCCGGCGCATCGGCCGAGGTGGGCGTGCTGTTCACCTCCATCGCCCTGCTGACGGGGATCTTCTGGGCCCGGCCCGTCTGGAACGTCTGGTGGACGTGGGACCCGCGGCTGACCACCACGCTGGTGCTGTGGTTCTTGTACGTGGGGTACCTGGTCTTGCGCTCGGCCATCCCGGGCGAGGAGCGGCGGGGTCGGTTGGCCGCCGTCTTCGGCATCGTCGCCTTCGTCGACGTGCCCATCGTCTTCCTGTCGATCCGCTGGTGGCGCACCATCCACCCGCAGGTGCTGGCGCCGGGCGACATCCGCATCGCCCCCGAGATGCTGCTGACGTTGCTGGTGAGCGTGGCGGCGTTTACGCTGCTGTACGCGCTGTTGTGCAGCCTGGCCTACGCCACGGGGCAGACACGGGCCGAGTTGGAGCGTCTCAAGTCCCGCCTGCGGGTGGGTTGA
- a CDS encoding DUF501 domain-containing protein: protein MPSRLDRGCQEAIASARPDQRPVPDRLPEDRGRLEELGIHAEPFTEQDRIVIRRQMGHRPRLALGVVRRCRYGYPQVLVFAPLLVGPSRISPNSTLCWLSCPLLVREVDRIEKEGEIERFEHLVSVDETLREAVADAHRTTARIRMELVPEEWRTRLSAERPREHWILADTGISGITRPEHVKCLHAHLADFLARGRNPIGEEVARRFESEGIPVEGTETCWRFCTPEGASETLRAEGDAPPAVEES from the coding sequence TTGCCGAGCAGGCTGGACCGGGGGTGCCAGGAGGCCATCGCATCCGCTCGACCCGATCAGCGGCCCGTGCCCGACCGGCTGCCCGAGGACCGCGGCCGTCTCGAGGAGCTGGGCATCCACGCCGAGCCCTTCACCGAGCAAGATCGGATCGTCATCCGGCGGCAGATGGGGCACCGGCCTCGGCTGGCGCTGGGCGTCGTCCGTCGGTGCCGCTACGGCTACCCGCAGGTGCTCGTCTTCGCGCCCCTCCTCGTCGGCCCGTCGCGCATCTCGCCCAACAGCACCCTCTGCTGGCTCTCGTGCCCGCTGTTGGTGCGGGAGGTGGACCGCATCGAGAAGGAGGGCGAGATCGAGCGCTTCGAGCACCTGGTGAGCGTCGACGAGACGCTGCGCGAGGCGGTCGCCGATGCTCACCGGACCACGGCCCGCATCCGGATGGAGCTGGTGCCCGAGGAGTGGCGCACTCGCCTCTCCGCCGAGCGCCCACGGGAGCACTGGATCCTGGCGGATACCGGCATCTCGGGCATCACCCGCCCTGAGCACGTCAAGTGCCTGCATGCCCACCTGGCCGACTTCCTGGCCCGGGGTCGCAACCCCATCGGCGAGGAGGTCGCTCGCCGCTTCGAGTCCGAGGGGATCCCCGTGGAGGGCACCGAGACCTGCTGGCGCTTCTGCACGCCCGAGGGTGCCAGCGAGACCCTTCGCGCCGAGGGCGACGCGCCTCCCGCCGTCGAGGAGAGCTGA
- a CDS encoding PrkA family serine protein kinase: MKILQELERYRQQELALHWEGTFADYLRIVKANPRVAQSAHARVYNMIVSHGVEEVNGVKRYRFFERELFGLDRALQRLVEEYFHAAARRLDVRKRILLLMGPVSGGKSTIVTMLKRGLEAYTRTDEGALYGIKGCPMHEEPLHLIPAPLRPEAERELGVRIEGTLCPQCQLMVQEEYGGRVEEVPVERVVFSEERRIGIGTFTPSDPKSQDISELTGSIDFSTIAQYGSESDPRAYRFDGELNIANRGLMEFQEMLKVDQKFLWHLLSLSQEGNFKAGRFALISADEVIVAHTNEEEYRAFIANKRNEALHSRIIVMPIPYNLRVSDEVRIYEKLIRQSDVIRDVHVAPHALRVASMFSVLSRLKESKKQGMDLVKKMKLYDGEEVEEFKPKDVEELRAEHSNEGMSGVDPRYVINRISSALVTKGTRCIGPLDVLRALKEGLDSHPSITDEVKERLLSFIAIARREYDETAKKEVQKAFVYSYEEAARTLFDNYLDNVEAYCHWQKLKDPVTGEEVEPDERLMRSIEEQIGVSENAKKAFREEILIRISTYARRGKTFDYRSHERLREAIEKKLFADMKDVVRITTSTKTPDPDQIKKLNEVVRRLVDEHGYCEVCANELVRYAGSLLNR, translated from the coding sequence GTGAAGATCCTCCAGGAGCTGGAGCGATACCGTCAGCAGGAGCTGGCCCTCCATTGGGAGGGCACCTTCGCGGACTACCTGCGAATCGTCAAGGCCAACCCGCGGGTGGCGCAATCGGCCCATGCCCGCGTCTACAACATGATCGTCTCCCACGGCGTGGAGGAGGTCAACGGCGTCAAGCGCTACCGCTTCTTCGAGCGGGAGCTCTTCGGGCTCGACCGGGCCCTGCAGCGCCTGGTCGAGGAGTACTTCCACGCCGCAGCGCGCCGCCTCGACGTGCGCAAGCGCATCCTGCTGCTGATGGGCCCTGTCAGCGGGGGCAAGTCCACCATCGTGACCATGCTCAAGCGGGGCCTCGAGGCCTACACCCGTACCGACGAGGGCGCTCTGTACGGCATCAAGGGTTGCCCCATGCACGAGGAGCCCCTCCACCTCATCCCGGCCCCCCTGCGCCCCGAGGCGGAGCGGGAGCTCGGGGTCCGGATCGAGGGCACCCTGTGCCCCCAGTGCCAGCTGATGGTGCAGGAGGAGTACGGCGGGCGGGTGGAGGAGGTGCCCGTGGAGCGGGTCGTCTTCTCCGAGGAGCGGCGGATCGGCATCGGTACCTTCACGCCGTCGGACCCCAAGAGCCAGGACATCTCCGAGCTGACCGGCAGCATCGACTTCTCCACCATTGCCCAGTACGGCTCCGAGTCCGATCCGAGGGCGTACCGGTTCGACGGGGAGCTCAACATCGCCAACCGGGGGCTGATGGAGTTCCAGGAGATGCTCAAGGTAGACCAGAAGTTCCTCTGGCACCTCTTGAGCCTCTCCCAGGAGGGCAACTTCAAGGCGGGCCGCTTCGCGCTCATCTCCGCCGACGAGGTCATCGTCGCCCACACCAACGAGGAAGAGTACCGGGCCTTCATCGCCAACAAGCGCAACGAGGCCCTCCACTCCCGCATCATCGTCATGCCCATCCCGTATAACCTCCGGGTCAGCGACGAGGTGCGCATCTACGAGAAGCTGATCCGCCAAAGCGACGTCATCCGCGACGTGCACGTGGCGCCGCACGCGCTGCGGGTCGCCTCCATGTTCTCCGTGCTCTCCCGGCTCAAGGAGTCCAAGAAGCAGGGCATGGACCTGGTCAAGAAGATGAAGCTGTACGACGGCGAGGAGGTCGAGGAGTTCAAGCCCAAGGACGTGGAGGAGCTGAGGGCTGAGCACTCCAACGAGGGCATGAGCGGCGTCGACCCCCGCTACGTCATCAACCGGATCTCCAGCGCCCTCGTCACCAAGGGCACCCGCTGCATCGGCCCGTTGGATGTGCTCAGGGCGCTCAAGGAGGGGCTGGACTCCCACCCCTCCATCACCGACGAGGTGAAGGAGCGGCTGCTCTCCTTCATCGCCATCGCCCGGCGGGAGTACGACGAGACCGCCAAGAAGGAGGTGCAGAAGGCCTTCGTCTACTCCTACGAGGAGGCCGCCCGCACCCTCTTCGACAACTACCTGGACAACGTGGAGGCCTACTGCCACTGGCAGAAGCTGAAGGATCCGGTGACGGGGGAGGAGGTGGAGCCCGACGAGCGCCTGATGCGCTCCATCGAGGAGCAGATCGGGGTCTCGGAGAACGCCAAGAAGGCCTTCCGTGAGGAGATCCTGATCCGCATCTCCACCTACGCGCGCCGCGGCAAGACCTTCGACTACCGCTCGCACGAGCGTCTGCGCGAGGCCATCGAGAAGAAGCTCTTCGCCGACATGAAGGACGTCGTGCGCATCACCACCAGCACCAAGACCCCCGATCCCGACCAGATCAAGAAGCTCAACGAAGTGGTGCGCCGCCTCGTCGACGAGCACGGCTACTGCGAGGTGTGCGCCAACGAGCTGGTGCGCTACGCGGGCAGCTTGCTCAACCGCTGA
- a CDS encoding pyridoxal-phosphate-dependent aminotransferase family protein: MDPLAMVPQVVLMGPGPSLVHPATLRAMAAPTLGHLDPRFLAIMDETVARLREVFETANRLTLPVSGTGTAGMETALANVVEPGDRVVVVVAGYFGQRMVEMARRLGAEVDVVEVAWGHAADVEAVAAALRRGRAPKALAVVHAETSTGVLQPLREIAAQAHEVGALVVVDAVTSLGGVPVEVDATGLDVCYSGSQKCLSCPPGLAPVTVSPRALETMERRRHDVYSWYLDLRLVARYWGQERFYHHTAPVNMVYALRQALELIREEGLVARFERHRQVARALWAGLEAMGLRLAVGEPGLRIPSLTTVWVPEGVEDAPIRQTLLHEHGIEIGGGLGPWKGRVWRIGTMGESARLRYVIQLLAALGASLRRAGVRVDVGAALAAAGSVGQAAT; encoded by the coding sequence GTGGATCCCCTGGCGATGGTGCCACAAGTCGTCCTCATGGGCCCAGGGCCTTCCCTGGTCCATCCCGCCACCCTTCGGGCGATGGCCGCGCCGACACTGGGCCACCTGGACCCGAGGTTCCTGGCCATCATGGATGAGACCGTGGCTCGCCTGCGCGAGGTCTTCGAGACCGCCAACCGGTTGACGCTCCCCGTCTCGGGCACCGGTACCGCCGGCATGGAGACGGCGCTGGCCAACGTGGTGGAGCCCGGCGACCGGGTGGTCGTCGTGGTGGCTGGCTACTTCGGCCAGCGCATGGTGGAGATGGCCCGGCGGCTGGGCGCCGAGGTGGACGTCGTCGAGGTGGCATGGGGGCACGCCGCCGACGTGGAGGCGGTGGCGGCGGCGCTGCGCCGAGGGCGCGCGCCCAAGGCCCTGGCCGTGGTCCATGCGGAGACGTCGACGGGCGTGCTGCAGCCGCTGCGCGAGATCGCGGCGCAGGCCCACGAGGTCGGGGCCCTGGTGGTGGTGGACGCCGTCACCTCCCTGGGCGGCGTGCCCGTGGAGGTGGACGCCACCGGCCTCGACGTCTGCTACTCCGGCAGCCAGAAGTGCCTCAGCTGTCCGCCGGGCCTGGCGCCGGTGACGGTCTCGCCGCGAGCGCTGGAGACCATGGAGCGCCGCCGTCATGACGTCTACTCCTGGTACCTGGACCTGCGTCTGGTGGCCCGGTATTGGGGCCAGGAGCGCTTCTACCACCATACGGCGCCCGTCAACATGGTCTACGCCCTCCGCCAGGCGCTGGAGCTGATCCGCGAGGAGGGCCTGGTGGCTCGCTTCGAGCGGCACCGTCAGGTGGCCCGGGCGCTGTGGGCCGGCCTCGAGGCGATGGGGCTACGATTGGCGGTCGGGGAGCCGGGGCTTCGCATCCCGAGCCTGACGACGGTCTGGGTGCCGGAGGGCGTCGAAGATGCCCCGATCCGCCAGACCCTGCTGCACGAGCACGGCATCGAGATCGGCGGGGGCCTGGGCCCGTGGAAGGGGCGGGTCTGGCGCATCGGCACCATGGGCGAGTCGGCCCGGTTGCGCTATGTCATCCAGTTGCTGGCTGCCCTCGGCGCCTCGCTCCGCAGGGCGGGCGTCCGCGTCGACGTCGGTGCCGCCCTGGCGGCGGCCGGGTCGGTCGGGCAAGCGGCGACTTGA
- the ccmA gene encoding heme ABC exporter ATP-binding protein CcmA: protein MIQAEGVVKSFGGRPVLAGLDLTVESGEAVALFGPNGAGKSTLVRALAGLIRIDRGRILIAGVPVDRTSPELRRRIGLLAHQGFLYDNLSAEENLHFWARLYGVPDRGARIQSLLRRVGLWAFASDPVRTYSRGMIQRLALARVLLHEPELYLLDEPFTGLDRAGVRLLREILAELVAARRTVVVVSHRPDEVVGICQRFCVLTSGRIRHELRPPEVDRAVDGAALVRSLEELVEQASAPDVGGRVRP, encoded by the coding sequence GTGATCCAGGCCGAGGGTGTCGTCAAGTCGTTCGGTGGGCGGCCGGTGCTCGCCGGCCTGGATCTGACGGTGGAGTCCGGTGAGGCCGTGGCGCTCTTCGGGCCCAACGGCGCCGGCAAGAGCACGCTGGTGCGGGCGCTGGCCGGCTTGATCCGCATCGACCGCGGGCGCATCCTCATCGCGGGGGTGCCCGTCGACCGCACCAGCCCCGAGCTGCGCCGCCGCATCGGCCTCCTGGCGCACCAGGGCTTCCTCTACGACAACTTGAGCGCCGAGGAGAACCTCCACTTCTGGGCCCGCCTCTACGGCGTGCCCGACCGTGGGGCCCGCATCCAGTCCCTGCTGCGGCGGGTCGGCCTGTGGGCCTTCGCCTCGGATCCCGTTCGCACCTATTCCCGGGGAATGATCCAGCGTCTGGCCCTGGCGCGCGTGCTGTTGCACGAACCGGAGCTCTACCTGCTGGACGAGCCCTTCACGGGCCTGGACCGCGCGGGGGTGCGCCTCTTGCGGGAGATCCTGGCGGAGCTGGTGGCGGCGCGCCGGACGGTGGTGGTGGTCTCGCACCGGCCCGACGAGGTGGTCGGCATCTGCCAGCGGTTCTGCGTGTTGACGTCGGGCCGCATCCGTCACGAGCTGCGCCCGCCCGAGGTGGACCGGGCCGTCGACGGGGCCGCCCTGGTGCGCTCGCTGGAGGAGCTGGTGGAGCAGGCCAGCGCCCCGGACGTCGGAGGACGGGTGCGCCCATGA
- a CDS encoding cytochrome c maturation protein CcmE, producing MRRRVWVGLAGVAVAAALGYSILMAIDAAGAYYLTIPEAQAQAAAMQGRPVRVQGVVQGGSIEWEMARLALSFAIHDESDPTRSLQVRYQGTRPDGLEDGRTVIVEGRLSPDGRAVEASTLMVQCPSRYEVDVSKL from the coding sequence GTGCGTCGCAGGGTTTGGGTGGGGCTGGCCGGTGTCGCCGTCGCGGCCGCGCTCGGCTACTCGATCCTGATGGCCATCGATGCCGCAGGGGCCTACTACCTGACCATCCCCGAGGCGCAGGCGCAGGCCGCCGCCATGCAAGGGCGCCCGGTGCGCGTCCAGGGCGTGGTGCAGGGCGGCTCCATCGAGTGGGAGATGGCGCGCCTGGCGCTCTCCTTCGCCATCCACGACGAGTCCGATCCGACGAGATCCCTGCAGGTGCGTTACCAGGGCACCCGCCCCGACGGGCTGGAGGACGGCCGCACGGTCATCGTGGAGGGGCGCCTGAGCCCCGACGGGCGTGCGGTGGAGGCCAGCACGCTGATGGTGCAGTGCCCCTCCCGGTACGAGGTGGACGTCTCCAAGCTGTGA
- a CDS encoding CcmD family protein, with translation MVVLFFQVAYVLLWIFLLGYVFYLGQRQHRLEQELGRLREELGGR, from the coding sequence ATGGTCGTGCTGTTCTTCCAGGTAGCCTACGTGCTGCTCTGGATCTTCCTGCTGGGGTACGTCTTCTACCTCGGGCAGCGCCAGCACCGGCTGGAGCAGGAGCTGGGGCGGCTGCGGGAGGAGCTCGGAGGCCGCTGA
- a CDS encoding PspC domain-containing protein produces MAANALFRPRRESIIFGVCAGLGRYFDVDPVLIRLLFVLLAFAGGFGIVAYVVLAIVMPSERSVGRESREVLHENVQEIREAATMAGQELSETLRLGRAGGRRRHLLGMVLVVLGGLLLMAQLGLFWWVRWELLWPLLLMGLGMLLLLRRPGRP; encoded by the coding sequence ATGGCAGCCAACGCCCTATTCCGTCCGCGCCGTGAGTCGATCATCTTCGGCGTCTGCGCCGGTCTGGGGCGCTACTTCGATGTGGATCCGGTGCTGATCCGGCTCCTCTTCGTCCTGCTCGCCTTCGCGGGCGGCTTCGGCATCGTCGCCTACGTCGTGCTGGCCATCGTCATGCCCTCGGAGCGCTCGGTGGGCCGCGAGAGCCGGGAGGTGCTCCACGAGAACGTGCAGGAGATCCGGGAGGCCGCCACCATGGCAGGACAGGAGCTGAGCGAGACGCTGCGGCTCGGGCGGGCCGGTGGGCGTCGCCGCCACCTGTTGGGGATGGTCCTGGTGGTGCTGGGCGGGCTCCTGCTCATGGCCCAGCTTGGGCTCTTCTGGTGGGTGCGCTGGGAGCTGCTCTGGCCGCTGTTGCTGATGGGACTCGGGATGCTACTCCTGCTGCGCCGGCCCGGGCGACCCTGA
- a CDS encoding oligosaccharide flippase family protein, whose protein sequence is MLRRLRQLAATGLPALRPGRFGWGAAQLSLASLASRAIGFIYSAAVMRLAGPEAIGLFRLAWPLYSTAFTVATAGVPYAMAKLLAEQRPDVPQGAATSRRVALQGFALLSLTSLGIGAVLDWTAPWLVNQVGGEPRAASLIQIMAPALPLACLAAGARAVFESSRRMGVPASSLLAEQVTLSASALLLVTRLSRQDADPAWVARGLAMASVLGEAVGLLVLAIALERLWRRWRRAAGQAPGPTAPDRQQRHWWPSSIVHLALPVTTGRILSSVGGSLATLLLPNRLQQAGLTASDAAAQVGLLRGVALPLVLMPNMLSLALMTTLVPSISAALARGDRAAARAYSDKAMATTVLFALPAGAAFLGLPELWTRVLYGEESAATLLVICALGAPFVYLGQTLVGVLRGLGRPEIPVRSHLVGLAIETGLIWVWVAQPHLGIRGAALATVVGYAVAYAVNQWGAMREIGTALRAADFVVPLVGAAAAAASSRTVAAAVLALLGAGVTAPGWLVEATALLTGLAVQAGVYGVALRASAVWRWLSA, encoded by the coding sequence ATGCTGCGACGTCTCCGCCAGCTGGCTGCGACCGGCCTGCCGGCGCTCCGGCCGGGTCGTTTCGGGTGGGGGGCTGCCCAGCTCTCCCTGGCCAGCCTGGCCAGCCGGGCCATCGGCTTCATCTACTCGGCCGCCGTCATGCGGCTCGCAGGGCCCGAGGCCATCGGCCTGTTTCGGCTGGCCTGGCCATTGTACTCCACGGCCTTCACCGTCGCCACCGCCGGCGTGCCGTACGCCATGGCCAAGCTCCTGGCGGAGCAGCGCCCCGACGTCCCGCAGGGCGCCGCCACCTCTCGCCGGGTCGCCTTGCAAGGCTTCGCCCTCCTGAGCCTCACCAGCCTCGGCATCGGGGCGGTCCTGGACTGGACGGCGCCGTGGCTGGTAAACCAGGTGGGCGGCGAGCCCCGGGCTGCCTCCCTCATCCAGATCATGGCCCCCGCGCTGCCGCTGGCCTGCCTGGCGGCAGGAGCCCGGGCCGTCTTCGAGAGCAGCCGCCGCATGGGGGTCCCCGCCTCGTCGCTGCTGGCCGAGCAGGTGACCCTGTCCGCCTCGGCCCTGCTGCTGGTGACCCGCCTGAGTCGTCAGGATGCCGATCCCGCCTGGGTGGCACGGGGCCTGGCCATGGCCTCGGTCCTGGGGGAGGCCGTGGGGCTGCTGGTGCTGGCCATCGCGCTCGAACGGCTCTGGCGGCGCTGGCGCCGAGCCGCCGGGCAGGCGCCCGGCCCGACGGCGCCCGACAGGCAACAGCGCCACTGGTGGCCGAGCTCCATCGTGCACCTCGCCCTGCCCGTGACGACGGGCCGGATCCTCTCGTCGGTGGGGGGCAGCCTGGCCACCCTGCTGCTGCCCAACCGGCTGCAGCAAGCCGGCCTCACCGCCTCCGATGCGGCGGCACAGGTGGGGCTGCTGCGCGGCGTGGCGCTGCCCCTGGTGCTGATGCCCAACATGCTCAGCCTCGCCCTCATGACGACGCTGGTGCCGTCCATCTCGGCGGCGCTGGCGCGAGGCGACCGGGCCGCCGCCCGCGCCTACAGCGACAAGGCCATGGCCACGACGGTGCTCTTCGCCCTGCCGGCAGGGGCGGCTTTCCTGGGTTTGCCGGAGCTGTGGACACGGGTGCTCTACGGCGAGGAGTCGGCCGCCACGCTGCTGGTCATCTGCGCCCTGGGCGCCCCCTTCGTCTACCTGGGGCAGACGCTGGTCGGGGTGCTCCGGGGGCTGGGGCGCCCCGAGATCCCGGTGCGCAGCCATCTGGTGGGGCTGGCCATCGAGACGGGCCTCATCTGGGTCTGGGTCGCGCAGCCGCACCTGGGCATCCGGGGAGCCGCCTTGGCGACCGTGGTCGGATACGCCGTCGCCTACGCCGTCAACCAGTGGGGCGCGATGCGGGAGATCGGCACCGCGTTGCGAGCCGCCGACTTCGTGGTACCCCTGGTCGGGGCCGCTGCCGCCGCCGCGTCATCCCGCACGGTGGCCGCGGCGGTACTGGCCCTGCTGGGGGCAGGAGTCACGGCTCCCGGATGGCTGGTCGAGGCCACCGCCCTGCTGACGGGACTAGCCGTACAGGCGGGCGTCTACGGCGTGGCCCTGCGGGCATCCGCCGTCTGGCGCTGGCTATCGGCGTGA